GGGAACACGCATCAGGCCGGGGTTCCTGAAACCGAACATATCCGGCCCTTTGACGGCCAAGACGGAGATCCGGCCCGTATAATCGGCATGGATCAAGGTATTTGTCAGGGCCTCGCGAATGGCTTCATGGACGGGCGTATCATCGGTGCGCATGCCTTTTCGCAATTGGAAGGGGATTTTAATATCCGCCGTCAACTTCCTATAGGTCTTTTGGAAATAATCATAGAGATTGCCGGACCATGTGCCGTCCGGAACCAGCCTGTCAACCCAGCGGACTTCGGCTTTGGATTCGGGGCGCTCCTGATAATCAACCATATAGTTTGGGAATGCGTCCCGAATGGCATCAAATCTGCCAAACATGAGCAGACCGGCGGCACGGAGTCCGCCTTTCCCGGTTATGCGATCTATACCACCGGCGCCAATTTTATTAAGAAATTCTTCGGCAGGAAGGTTAAGCCACGGGCTACCGGGTTTTACTGCTGAAAAGAGGTTACGATAGGCAGCGATCGTTTCTTTCTCAAGGTCATCGCTGCCAAAGTTTTCCAAAAGGCGGTCATCCCGGGAATCTTCAATACTTTCGGCAATCATGCGCCTGATTGTTTCATCGTCGGCTTTATAATCACTTTCATGACGACGCAGGTACGTATTGCCAAAAGGATTTGTTCCAAGGTGGATAGGTCTATCCTGACGGCGTGCACGGGGAATGGTAATTTGTATGACCTTTTGCCCGTCAACGGTAATAACCTCTATATTGGCATCACTGAGTATATTTCGGTTAACTTTCGTTTTTGCATGCAGGGTATCCCAGAGGGATTTTTTCAGTTTTTCCGGATTTTTTATGCCAAGAGCACGAAATACCCCCGGCGGCTTTTCTTCGATGCCAAGATAAACTTCACCGCCATTTGTGTTGGCCATTGCGGAGTATGTTTCCCAAAAACTGGCAGGAACTTCTCCTTTTCCATCGCGGCCTTGAGCGGCTTTGCATTCCAGAGTAACGGACTCGGCAAGGGATATGATGTCGGATAGACTGAAATTATTCATTGTCTCGCCTTTACTTCGCCGGAAATCAGCTTGGGGAGGAGCGTGTCGCGGAGGCGGGAGAG
The sequence above is drawn from the Patescibacteria group bacterium genome and encodes:
- a CDS encoding RNA-binding domain-containing protein, which encodes MNNFSLSDIISLAESVTLECKAAQGRDGKGEVPASFWETYSAMANTNGGEVYLGIEEKPPGVFRALGIKNPEKLKKSLWDTLHAKTKVNRNILSDANIEVITVDGQKVIQITIPRARRQDRPIHLGTNPFGNTYLRRHESDYKADDETIRRMIAESIEDSRDDRLLENFGSDDLEKETIAAYRNLFSAVKPGSPWLNLPAEEFLNKIGAGGIDRITGKGGLRAAGLLMFGRFDAIRDAFPNYMVDYQERPESKAEVRWVDRLVPDGTWSGNLYDYFQKTYRKLTADIKIPFQLRKGMRTDDTPVHEAIREALTNTLIHADYTGRISVLAVKGPDMFGFRNPGLMRVPVEQAVHGGISDCRNRRIQDMFRYVGFGDHAGSGIPKIYRNWKAQHWRLPLLYEDAVHEQTLLELRMISLLPEQSVKMLDELFGERFTKLPELERVILITAATEERVHHGRIKEISSEHPKDISAALSHLVQEGMLIKEGETRASVYYLPGQKPVELPLSFLDNLETNSPDLNGRSHDLSGNSPDKGGSSPDLSRSSQGLDGNLLGLDGNLLGLDGNLLGLTRKRDAILASFGLEKVPGKMKHDAMRKLIVQLCDDSFVTLRELSKMLNRNQAFIQHDYISGMLSEGLLELKYPENKYHPNQAYRRKR